TGGTTTGATTCGTGGTTTACTGATGATTAGGTTGTTAAAAAAGTTCCATCTATTACTTTACTTGATGATCTGTTTGAAGAAGGTTTAAAtccatggaaattttcattaataGGAAGATTAGAATTACAGAGGATTAAATTTTTGGATGTTGCTGTTATACTCATTgggaaaaggttttttttttacaattaagCTTGATAATGAGGTTGATCGTCAATACATTAAAGCAGGATTGTGGGAAGTTCAAAATCAGGTATTAAGAATCAGAAATTGTATTTCCAACTTTCGTCCTGTTTATCAGAGAACATCTAAGGCTCTGGTGTGGGTAAGACTGCCTTGTTTAGGTTTGGAATTCTGGAAAGAGAATATCTTATTTGCTATTTTTAGTGAAATAGGTACTCCATTGAAAATTGATGCAGGTACTGAGAAATGTGAAGTTGGATATTATGCAAATGTgcttgttgaaattgattttaaTCAATCCATTCCTAACAAAATATGGATAAATACGAAGTATGGGGGTTTCTTACAAGACATATTAATTCCAGATTGTCCAAAGTTTTGCAGTTCTTGAAGAATTATAGGGCACCTAATTTCTGAATGCAGAGTGGAGAAGAACAAGCAGTAATCAAATGATAAAAATCCTCCACAAATTAATGTTATACAAGTACCTGAAGTCAATAATGTTCCTTGTGATATATGTGACAGGTCTGAAGTTGAAAATCAGGTCACTACAGAAGTAGTTCAAGTTGTTACACCTAATAATCAATCAGTTGAGGGGGATTCAATAATTAgtaatattattatttctcaaaaGTTGATGAAAACTCCAGAATCCATTCCTCTAGTCGGTGGAATATTTATAACTTTGTCACAACAACAAAAGGAGGAAGATGATATTGTTGAAGAAGAAATAGTGGCAGATTTGGATCCAAAACAGCTCATCAAATGGCAGAGGTTGCTACTTTAGAAAGAAGTGAAGTTAAATTTGTGGATTTTGGCTCAGGAAAGGTAACTACAAAACCTGTTGCTTTTACCACTTGGTCTTCAATTGCTTCTAGTTCTTCCACCCAAAAAGGGAGGAGCTTCTACAAAGCAGAACACAGGTCCAAGTGTAGTAGCTGACAAACACATTGCAGATACTACTAAAAAATTACAAATAAATATAATTTTAGGAGAAATGTTGGTAAAAGGGGACCAAACATCCCCATTAATCCAACATGAATATTATCTTTTGGAATCTTGGGGGTCTTAGAAGAGCTAAGGCCCAACAAAAACTTAGAACTTTAGTAAAACAATTTTCTCTTTCTTTACTTTGGGTTTAAGAACCACATGTACACTGCACCCCTTCTTTTTGCAACAAATTGAATCTGCCTGGGATGTAGTCAATGGCAATTCACAATACTACTTCTTCTCATAAGGGCAATATCTGGTTATTTTGGAGTAGCTCAATTTCAACTCCTTCAGTGGTTTCTATTACAAGTCAAATGATTACAGTGGCAGTTGGTAAAGTCATGATTTCTGGAGTTCATGCTAGTGTTAATGTAGtacaaagaagatttttatggTCTGAAATGCAAATGATTAGTGAATTTAAAAAGCCTTGGGATTGTATTAGGTGATTTCAATACAATTTTATCAATTGAAGAAAAAGTGGGTGCTAGAGCTCCTTCCAGAATATCAATGTTGGACTTTAATGAATGTTTGGATCAGTGTCAGTTACTACAAGCTCCAAAAAATGGTTtggatttttcttggtctaattgCCAATATGGAGATAGGAGAATTTTATGTCATCTTGATAAATCCCTTTATAACATGGAATGGTTAGAGAAATTTCCAAATTGGGGGTATAAAGTTGGATTGAGGGTTGTATCAGATCATTCACCATTACTTGGAGGGTGTGTCAATATTCCTAAGCCAAGAAATGTTCCCTTtagatttcaaaaaatgtggCTTGAACATTCAGATTTTATGAATTTAGTTGCAGAAAATTGGGCATTGCAGATGCCTGGTGATCCAGCTTTTGTTTATATGCAGAAGCTAAAAAGATTGAAACAAGTATTGAAAGATTGGAACTGGAATGTTTTTGGAGATGTACAAACAAAAATTAAGGAAGCAGAAGAAGATGTAAGAATCAAAATGATTATTTCAGATAGTGATCCATAGAATGTTACTGCATTAGGTGATTTGGTGAAGGCACAAAATGAATATAATTCAAGAGAAGTTCACTATAACACAATGATGAGGCAAAAATCAAGAGTCAAATGGGTTAAAGAAAGTTTAGCTAATACTCAATTTTTTCATACTAATATAAAAGTTAGGCAGTCTCAAAATATCATTACTGAAGTGGAAGATGAAAATGGAAGTTGATCAAGAGAAAATTGCAAATGTGCTTGTCAAtatttttgagaagaaatttCAGCATCAAGAAAACATTATAGATGATTCTATTCTGTCAGTCATACCTCAACTTAttacagaagaagatcaacaaatgCTGGAAGCATTACCAACAACAGATGAAATTCAACAAGCAATTTTTGACATAGATGCAGAAAGTGCTCCTGGGCCTGATGGTTTCTCAGGTATGTTTTATAGAAAATGCTGGAATATTATTCAACAAGATTTTATCAGTGTTGTTGGAGAAGAAAATTTATTCCAAAGGGTCTTAATTCAAATTTTTTAGTTCTTCTACCTAAAACACAAGGAGCCAAAAAGCCTAGTCAATTCAGACCTATAGGATTAAGCAATGTAAGTTTTAAAGTTTTCACTAAAATCATTACATCTAGAATGAGAACTTTAATTACAAagctcatatctccacaacaagttGCATATGTCAAAGGAAGAAGTATCCATGAGCAAATCCTTCTAGCTTCAGAACTTGTGAATGAAATGAAAACTAAAAGAAGGCGAGGTAATGTTGGTTTAAAGATGGACATGTCCCAAGCATATGATTCTGTGAATTGGTCTTTTCTATTTAAAGTGCTTCAACCATTTGGTTTTTCTCCTGCTTGGTGCCAATGGCTTCAAATACTATTTGAGTCTGCAAGAGTGTCAGTAATGGTCAATGGAGGACTAAGAGGTTTCTTTTCAATGGGAAGAGGATTAAAACAAGGAGATACATTATCTCCCTTCTATTTAttctaatggaagaagtgttaaGCAGAGGAATAACTCAATTCGTTCACTCTGAAAAATTGCAGCCAATGGTAAACAGAAAAGGTATTCACCCTATTCACTTGATGTTTGCTGATGATGTTTTCATATTCACAAATGGTTCTAAAAGGTGTTTaaataatcttcttcattttcttaaaCAATATCAAGATAGTTCTGGTCAGATCATAAATAGAAGTAAAAGCAAATGCTTTGTAGATGGTTTCACTCCAGAGAGAAAACAACAAGTATCTACTCTATTGTATATGGATCTTACATCTTTTCCAAACAAGTACTTGGGTGTTATTCTAATGCCAGGAAGAGTGAAATCATCAATTATATGGCCAGTAGTTGAAATGATGCAGACAACATTAGCTAGATGGAAAGGAAAGTTATTGTCTTTTCATGACATACTGATATTAATCAAGTCAGTGTTGTCCAGTTATCCAGTATATTCTATGGCAATATATAAATGGCCAAAAacaatcatcaaaatctgaaaggaTTATGAGGAATTTTTTATGGTCAGGGGATGGTGAAAGAAGGAAATATGATATATTAGCATGGAAAAAGTCTGTACTCCCATCAATGAAGGAGGTCTTGGTATAAGAAGACTTGAAGTTCTTAATCAAGCATTGTTAATGGAGATAATGTGGAAGATGCATAACTCTGATGAAGAGTGGGATAACTTCTTTGCAGCTAAGTATAAAGACAAAAATGGTCAATGGTGCAACAAATGGAAGTTCTCATCAGTAGGGTCTGGTTTGAAGTGGGCTTGGAAACATTTGAGGAATGATATTAGGTGGATTATTGGTAATGGTGACAAGATTTTTGTATGGTTTGATGTGTGGATAGGTGATCATCCTTTAATTGAAACAATAGGGTATACATAATATGTGAAGGATAATTTGAATATGAAAGTTGGAGCATTATTATCTCATCAAATGTGGAAGATTCCAGAAGAAATACAAGATGATTTGCCTACTTTGTTGCCTGCAGTGAGTGGAGAAGCTGATATCATTGTGTGGTGTGGAGATCTGAAGGGGATTTTTTCTACTTTTTCTGCAGTTAATATAATAAGACACAAGGAACCTTCAGTTCAGTGGCCAACAAAAATTTGGAAGAGGTTCTTACACCCCACTATTTCAAGCAACATTTGGAAAATGAAACAAGttgtttatgtggatgatatcaaGAAGATGAGTCAAGGTTATTCCATAGCTTCAAGATGCTACATTTGAAAAAATCATCAAGATAGCATGGAGCACATTCTATGGCACTGTCAGTTCATTACAAATATATGGGAATGGCTAGGTAATATTCTTAGCTTTAAAATTCCTTCctcctttgatgatatttttataGCTTCTAAGCATAAAAGTTCCATCATATAAGAAATCTGGGCTACAGCTTCATATTCTACTATTAGAGAACTTTGGTTTCAGAAAAATAAGCCCATGTGTGAAAACTTTCAACCAAATATGTCTCATTTCAAAAGTAGAATTATGAACCTAGTGTTTGAAGGTAGTTATAGAATGAAGGGCACAAAATGGAACCAAGTCTATGATACAAATATTCTTAACTTCTTGAACATCAGAAATAGATATACAAAGTACATTTTAATTGTGAAATGCCAATGGTTTGCACCAGCAGAAGGTTACATAAtgttttgttgtgatggagcagcaTTTGGAAATCCAGGCAATGCAGGTTTTGGAATTATTGCAAGGCATCATACTTGTTGTGTGTTGGGGAAAATTTCAGGTGGTATTGGAATAGCTACCAACTACATTGCAGAAGTCATGTCTGTGGTATGGGCAATTGAATGGGTAGTAAAATTGGCTTGTCAGAAAATTATCAAAAGTTCAGACTCCAAGGCTGTTGTGGAAGATTTTAAAAAAGGTAATATACTTTGGTTTATTCATACCAGATGGGTGAATGCTTGCAGAATGTTGCAGGAAATCATATATTCTCATTGCTACAGAGAAATTAATTTCTCTGCAGATGGATTGGCCAAAAAAAGGTGCAAGACTCAACTTGGGAGAAGTAGTGCATCACACAGGGAAACCTCCTTCTTTAATCCAAATAGAAATGGCAAATATGAAGTATTATAGATTTAGTTAGGTTGTTATAGCTTTTGATTTacttatgtaattattttttttgctttatgTTTCTCTTTCATTCTTGTAAGAACTTTTGGCCATTCTCAATAATAAAAattttgacttagcaaaaaaaaaaaaaccgtaaATATATAATTACAGTTGGGATCTGAGGAACTCCCATCCATGGACGCAAAAGACGGATGCGAAGTGAAGAACTTATGGATGTTATGTTTCCCAGAATAACCTGAGTCTGTATTACGGCTGGGTTAACATATTTTTGCCGTCCGTAAATGAATTTGTTACTTGAGAAATTTTGAATTTCAACATGAATACATACTACGATAGAAAATTAGTAATACTTTCATTAATTAGACCACAATAAAACCCATTACATGCTTAATAGATCCCCATAACAAATATGGTTTTAATAACAGCGCTTTCGATATATCAATAAGTCTTTGATAATCGCGAATTGAACTTTGAGgttgaaattataacctttccattttctctATTCCTTCTTAGCTCGAGCTACGACATCTtcatcagtctcacctctaagtAGAAGTTTCTTGTACATACAAAGTAAAGCCATATATTCTTCCACTTTTTCGCGTATGTCTGAAAACCGAAGATACAATTCAACCCCATCGCGGTTGTTAGAgttacctgtttcactacaaaaaatttcaaaaatcttaCTCCAATACGATATACTGGCTAAACCACCTTTCCTTCGTTATTCTCCCCTCTTTGGATAGCATAGTACAAATTTTTTGCAAAGAGATAAGTCTTCTTCCAAAGTAAAGTTGAGTTTATCCTTTGAGTAGCTTGCATTGAGTTTGTGGGAGTTTTGGTGGAGATTATTGatgtagaaggtgtgattttgatttggaatgggtggttatatggaggtgaagttatttcaagtttaaataagtggttgaacaactagaaccttctatagatcagtcttcaaacggatatatttttcaaaattaaaaaactAGCCGATATGATGTGCTACAAAAGGAAATTATAGGTGTTTACGGCTAGCAAATCTATAGGTCGacatagggctgcacaacgggtagggtgggtaggatatggcctatacccgccaccttacccgtttactggcggttaagaaaatctttacccgccaccctacccgccaaataatggatagggtaggatacggttaaaaaactggcgggtagggtagggttggcgggtaggagtagggtatgtgcactcctaggtagggtgggtaggatatggcctatacccgccaccctacccgtttactggcggttaagaaaatctttacccgccaccctacccgccaaatagtggataggataggatacggttaaaaaactggcgggtagtgtagggttggcgggtatgggtagggtatgtgcacccctaggtcGACATGGCCATAATTCAATATAAACCTACAGGGTTTGTGGTGTGTCAGATTTACAGCTAGTATTTGTGCCCGTAAATAAGAGTTGTTACTTATTGTCAGAATTACGACATGATATATAGCCGTAACTAGGAgccattttctttttttggttatcAGAGTAATATATGGCTAGGTATTCTCCAACCGTAAACAAATTACGAATGAAGTTCCTAACCATTCTGATATCAAGGCCATGAACTAGAAAGGTCGACCATTCCGTAAACTAGAGTTACAAATTTATGGCAGAATTACGGTTTGGAGTCCTAACCGTAAGTAAGATACACATCCTGGATATATAGCCGTAATCATgagtcattttatttttgggtGACCAAAGTAATATACTTCTAGGTATTTCCTAACCGTAAACATATTACAGATGCTTTTCTTATCCGTTTTGGTTGTAACGCTCGGGAGTTTCAAACTGAAAAACTGTGCAAGTTTATTTGAAAACAATTATATGCAT
Above is a genomic segment from Papaver somniferum cultivar HN1 chromosome 10, ASM357369v1, whole genome shotgun sequence containing:
- the LOC113315469 gene encoding uncharacterized protein LOC113315469, translating into MAIHNTTSSHKGNIWLFWSSSISTPSVVSITSQMITVAVGDFNTILSIEEKVGARAPSRISMLDFNECLDQCQLLQAPKNGLDFSWSNCQYGDRRILCHLDKSLYNMEWLEKFPNWGYKVGLRVVSDHSPLLGGCVNIPKPRNVPFRFQKMWLEHSDFMNLVAENWALQMPGDPAFVYMQKLKRLKQVLKDWNWNVFGDVQTKIKEAEEDVRIKMIISDSDP
- the LOC113315470 gene encoding uncharacterized protein LOC113315470, with the protein product MEEVLSRGITQFVHSEKLQPMVNRKGIHPIHLMFADDVFIFTNGSKRCLNNLLHFLKQYQDSSGQIINRSKSKCFVDGFTPERKQQVSTLLYMDLTSFPNKYLGVILMPGRVKSSIIWPVVEMMQTTLARWKGKLLSFHDILILIKSVLSSYPVYSMAIYKWPKTIIKI